One part of the Luteibacter yeojuensis genome encodes these proteins:
- the glgX gene encoding glycogen debranching protein GlgX: MPALPERMQSGSPYPLGATCDGMGTNFAVFSAHAERMELCLFDPSGKREIARYDLPECTDEVWHGYLPRVRGGTLYGFRAHGPYAPEEGHRFNPNKLLLDPYARLLHGQVRWSDALHGYRVSSPRADLSFDRRDSAAAMPKAVVVDEPMHWTHGNRPHTPWNETVIYETHVKGFTRTLKRIRQHERGTFIALADPYVIDYLVKLGVTAVELLPVHAFVQDRRLTELKLRNYWGYNTLAFFAPEPAYLAEGALNEIRAAVQALHAAGIEVILDVVYNHTCEGSELGTTMSFRGLDNKSYYRLVADNPRYCVNDTGTGNTVNTSHPRVLQLVMDSLRYWVQTFHVDGFRFDLGVSLGREESGFDPNCGLFDAMRQDPVLANVKLISEPWDIGPGGYQLGNHPPGFGEWNGKFRDDVRKFWKGDPAMRGALAGRLQASGELFDHHRRRPWASVNFITAHDGFTLDDLVSYNDKHNEANGEENRDGGNDNESYNYGVEGPTEDEAIRTARDRVKRAMLATLFFSHGTPMLLGGDEFGRTQQGNNNAYCQDNEISWYDWKLATSERGRELADFVARLIRLREQHPTLRAAHFLRGDTEVAPGMREVAWFDESGAEMTQATWDYTEGRLLALRRAQAMGEKRADVTLVMINATPEKHVFHLPQPAANWRLACNTAAPTASEVAWSESTIEVEGRSVVLLAATVRTEPA; the protein is encoded by the coding sequence ATGCCCGCCTTACCCGAACGCATGCAGTCCGGTTCGCCGTATCCCCTCGGCGCCACGTGCGACGGCATGGGTACCAATTTCGCCGTGTTCTCGGCCCATGCCGAGCGCATGGAACTTTGCCTCTTCGATCCTTCCGGCAAGCGCGAGATCGCTCGCTACGATCTGCCCGAATGCACCGACGAGGTGTGGCACGGGTATCTTCCGCGCGTGCGCGGCGGCACGCTTTACGGGTTCCGCGCGCACGGCCCGTATGCGCCGGAGGAAGGGCACCGCTTCAATCCCAACAAGCTTCTCCTCGATCCTTACGCCCGCCTGTTGCACGGCCAGGTGCGCTGGTCCGATGCGCTGCATGGCTATCGCGTGTCGTCGCCGCGCGCGGACCTCTCGTTCGACCGGCGCGACAGTGCCGCCGCCATGCCCAAGGCCGTGGTGGTGGACGAGCCGATGCACTGGACCCACGGCAACCGCCCGCATACGCCGTGGAATGAGACGGTGATCTACGAAACGCATGTGAAAGGATTCACCCGCACGCTGAAGCGGATCCGCCAGCACGAGCGCGGGACCTTCATCGCCCTGGCCGATCCCTACGTCATCGATTACCTGGTGAAGCTGGGGGTGACCGCGGTAGAGCTCCTGCCGGTGCATGCCTTCGTCCAGGACCGCCGCCTCACCGAACTGAAACTGCGCAACTACTGGGGCTACAACACCCTGGCGTTCTTCGCGCCGGAACCGGCGTACCTCGCCGAAGGCGCGCTCAACGAAATCCGCGCCGCGGTGCAGGCGCTGCATGCCGCCGGCATCGAGGTGATCCTCGACGTGGTATACAACCATACCTGCGAGGGAAGCGAGCTGGGTACGACGATGTCGTTCCGCGGGCTCGACAACAAGAGCTACTACCGGCTGGTGGCGGACAACCCGCGCTACTGCGTCAACGACACGGGTACCGGCAACACGGTCAATACCTCGCATCCGCGCGTCCTGCAGCTGGTGATGGATTCGCTGCGCTACTGGGTCCAGACCTTCCACGTGGACGGTTTCCGCTTCGACCTGGGCGTGAGCCTCGGTCGCGAGGAATCCGGGTTCGATCCCAACTGCGGGCTGTTCGACGCCATGCGACAGGACCCCGTTCTGGCCAACGTGAAGCTCATTTCCGAACCCTGGGACATCGGTCCCGGCGGCTACCAGCTCGGCAACCATCCGCCCGGCTTCGGCGAGTGGAACGGCAAGTTCCGCGACGATGTGCGTAAGTTCTGGAAGGGCGATCCGGCGATGCGCGGCGCCCTTGCCGGGCGGTTGCAGGCATCGGGCGAACTTTTCGACCATCATCGCCGCCGTCCCTGGGCCTCGGTCAATTTCATCACGGCGCACGACGGTTTCACGCTGGACGACCTGGTCAGCTACAACGACAAGCACAACGAGGCCAACGGCGAGGAGAACCGCGACGGCGGCAACGACAACGAGAGCTACAACTACGGCGTGGAGGGCCCGACCGAGGACGAGGCCATTCGCACGGCGCGCGACCGCGTGAAGCGCGCGATGCTCGCCACGCTGTTCTTCTCGCACGGCACGCCGATGCTGCTGGGCGGGGATGAGTTCGGGCGGACGCAACAGGGCAACAACAACGCCTACTGCCAGGACAACGAGATTTCCTGGTACGACTGGAAGCTGGCCACGTCCGAGCGCGGCAGGGAACTGGCCGACTTCGTCGCGCGGCTGATCCGCCTCCGCGAGCAGCATCCGACCCTGCGCGCCGCGCATTTCCTCCGCGGCGACACCGAGGTGGCACCGGGCATGCGCGAGGTGGCGTGGTTCGACGAGAGCGGCGCCGAGATGACCCAGGCGACCTGGGATTACACCGAGGGCCGCCTGCTCGCGCTTCGTCGCGCGCAGGCCATGGGCGAGAAGCGCGCCGACGTGACGCTGGTGATGATCAACGCGACACCGGAGAAGCATGTGTTCCACCTGCCGCAGCCGGCGGCGAACTGGCGCCTGGCCTGCAACACGGCCGCGCCGACGGCCTCCGAGGTCGCGTGGAGCGAGTCCACCATCGAGGTGGAGGGTCGCAGCGTGGTCCTCCTGGCTGCCACGGTGAGGACGGAGCCCGCATGA
- the treS gene encoding maltose alpha-D-glucosyltransferase translates to MATRTKKKTVAPDFSNDPLWYKDAIIYQVHLKSYFDSNDDGVGDFQGLIDKLDYIAELGVNTLWLLPFYPSPRRDDGYDIAEYKAVHPDYGKLADARRFIAEAHARGLRVITELVINHTSDQHPWFQRARAAKKGSAARNFYVWSDTDQAYDGTRIIFLDTEKSNWTWDPVAGQYFWHRFFSHQPDLNFDNPAVLKAVMDVMRFWLDMGVDGLRLDAVPYLIEREGTNNENLPETHAILKLMRAEIDRHYPDRMLLAEANQWPEDTQDYFGNGDECHMAFHFPLMPRMYMAIAREDRFPITDIMRQTPAIPDNCQWAIFLRNHDELTLEMVTDSERDYLWQTYAADRRARINLGIRRRLAPLLERDRRRIELMNALLLSMPGTPVLYYGDEIGMGDNIHLGDRDGVRTPMQWSVDRNGGFSRADPASLVLPPIMDPLYGFQAINVEAQARDPHSLLNWTRRMLAVRKRYKAFGRGTLKFLYPGNRKVLAYLREYEDEHVLCVANMSRALQAVELDLGGFDGQVPIEIMGGSSFPPVGQLPYLLTVPPYGFYAFQICPNAQMPSWHEVPAEPMPDYETLVLRGALVEGPVMAHHRGVIEKQVLPGYLAVRRWFAAKDRGIESVRILYAVPWPDRGDDVILTEVEATLSDGGKERYSLPVGIVWEDENPTARQQQLALARVRRGRRIGLLTDGFALEAFGSGLLIGLRQGARLPMHGGTVCFEATAAFADVDFDTGAENRWLAAEQSNSSMILHDAGMVKLFRRTSAGVNPEVEMGRFLTENGYANTAPLLGEVVCVGEHGERTTLAVLQGFLRNQGDAWTWTLDFLRRSYDEFSHSGEDERKAELEGGYDAFATAVGTRLGELHALLAKPSELSAFAPERATPATVDQWRESIRVQLGRALMSVDSTTDMPESLAADVEGLRGLAGVLDERIGQLASAGKGALTTRTHGDFHLGQVLVVQDDAYIIDFEGEPARLLEERRGKNSPLRDVAGFLRSLDYAAAMARRGEDGLAPVEDEGFGGYLARFRARSGRVFLEAYRAVLDAAPVRWIEADALAPMLELFVIEKAAYEVVYEAANRPGWLDVPLRGLLHIARGETVNEPEEAS, encoded by the coding sequence ATGGCAACCCGCACGAAAAAGAAAACGGTCGCCCCCGACTTCTCGAACGATCCGCTCTGGTACAAGGACGCGATCATCTACCAGGTGCACCTGAAGTCGTACTTCGATTCGAACGACGACGGCGTGGGCGACTTCCAGGGGCTGATCGACAAGCTCGACTACATCGCCGAACTGGGCGTTAACACGCTCTGGCTACTGCCGTTCTATCCGAGTCCGCGCCGTGACGACGGCTACGACATCGCCGAGTACAAGGCCGTGCATCCCGACTACGGCAAGCTGGCCGATGCGCGCCGCTTCATCGCCGAGGCACACGCGCGCGGCCTGCGCGTCATCACCGAGCTGGTCATCAACCACACCTCGGACCAGCACCCGTGGTTCCAGCGCGCGCGGGCCGCGAAGAAGGGCTCGGCGGCGCGCAATTTCTATGTATGGTCCGATACCGACCAGGCCTACGACGGCACCCGCATCATCTTCCTGGACACGGAGAAGTCGAACTGGACATGGGATCCGGTGGCCGGCCAGTATTTCTGGCATCGCTTCTTCTCGCACCAGCCCGACCTCAACTTCGACAATCCCGCCGTGCTGAAGGCGGTGATGGACGTGATGCGCTTCTGGCTCGACATGGGCGTGGACGGCCTGCGCCTCGATGCGGTGCCGTACCTGATCGAGCGCGAGGGAACGAACAACGAGAACCTTCCCGAGACGCACGCCATCCTGAAGCTGATGCGTGCGGAGATCGACAGGCACTACCCGGATCGCATGCTGCTGGCCGAGGCCAACCAGTGGCCGGAGGACACCCAGGACTATTTCGGCAACGGCGACGAATGCCACATGGCCTTCCACTTCCCGCTGATGCCGCGCATGTACATGGCGATCGCGCGCGAAGACCGCTTCCCGATCACCGACATCATGCGGCAGACCCCGGCGATACCGGATAACTGCCAGTGGGCGATCTTCCTGCGCAACCACGACGAGCTGACCCTCGAGATGGTGACCGACAGCGAGCGCGATTACCTGTGGCAGACCTACGCAGCGGATCGCCGCGCACGCATCAACCTGGGTATCCGCCGCCGCCTCGCGCCGCTGCTGGAGCGCGACCGTCGCCGCATCGAGCTGATGAACGCGCTGCTGCTTTCGATGCCGGGTACGCCCGTGCTGTATTACGGCGACGAAATCGGCATGGGCGACAACATCCACCTCGGCGACCGCGACGGCGTGCGCACGCCCATGCAGTGGTCGGTGGACCGGAACGGCGGTTTTTCCCGCGCCGATCCGGCGAGCCTCGTGCTCCCGCCGATCATGGACCCGCTCTACGGTTTCCAGGCCATCAATGTGGAGGCGCAGGCGCGCGACCCGCATTCGCTGCTCAACTGGACCCGGCGCATGCTGGCTGTGCGCAAGCGTTACAAGGCCTTCGGCCGCGGTACGCTGAAGTTCCTCTATCCGGGCAACCGCAAGGTCCTCGCCTATCTGCGCGAGTACGAGGACGAGCACGTGCTCTGCGTGGCGAACATGTCGCGCGCCTTGCAGGCCGTCGAACTGGACCTGGGCGGTTTCGACGGGCAGGTACCCATCGAGATCATGGGTGGATCCTCCTTCCCGCCTGTCGGCCAGCTTCCGTATCTGCTCACGGTGCCGCCTTACGGTTTCTACGCCTTCCAGATCTGCCCGAACGCCCAGATGCCTTCGTGGCACGAAGTGCCCGCGGAGCCGATGCCGGATTACGAGACCCTGGTGCTGCGTGGCGCGCTGGTCGAAGGGCCGGTGATGGCGCACCACCGTGGCGTGATCGAAAAGCAGGTGCTGCCGGGCTATCTCGCCGTGCGCCGCTGGTTCGCGGCGAAAGACCGCGGCATCGAGTCGGTGCGCATCCTTTACGCCGTGCCCTGGCCCGATCGCGGTGACGACGTGATCCTGACCGAGGTGGAAGCGACGCTTTCCGACGGCGGCAAGGAACGCTACAGCCTGCCGGTGGGCATCGTGTGGGAGGACGAGAATCCCACGGCCAGACAGCAACAGCTTGCCCTCGCACGGGTCCGCCGCGGCCGACGTATCGGCCTGCTGACCGACGGTTTCGCACTGGAAGCCTTCGGCAGCGGCCTCCTCATCGGGCTGCGGCAGGGCGCACGGTTGCCGATGCACGGCGGCACGGTGTGTTTCGAAGCGACCGCCGCGTTCGCGGACGTCGACTTCGACACCGGCGCCGAGAACCGCTGGCTGGCCGCCGAGCAATCGAACAGCTCGATGATCCTGCACGACGCCGGCATGGTGAAGCTGTTCCGGCGGACCTCCGCGGGTGTGAACCCCGAGGTGGAGATGGGTCGCTTCCTGACCGAGAACGGCTACGCGAACACCGCGCCCTTGCTCGGCGAGGTCGTGTGTGTCGGCGAGCACGGCGAACGGACCACCCTGGCCGTGCTGCAAGGCTTCCTGCGCAATCAAGGCGACGCATGGACCTGGACGCTGGATTTCCTGCGCCGCAGCTACGACGAATTCAGCCACTCCGGCGAAGACGAGCGCAAGGCGGAGCTGGAAGGCGGTTACGACGCCTTCGCGACAGCGGTCGGCACCCGCCTGGGCGAACTGCATGCGTTGCTGGCCAAGCCGAGCGAGTTGTCCGCGTTCGCGCCGGAACGGGCCACTCCGGCGACGGTGGACCAGTGGCGCGAAAGCATCCGCGTCCAGCTCGGGCGCGCGTTGATGTCGGTGGACTCGACGACGGACATGCCCGAATCGCTGGCCGCGGACGTGGAAGGCCTGCGCGGTCTGGCGGGCGTGCTCGACGAACGCATCGGCCAACTGGCCTCGGCGGGGAAGGGCGCGCTGACCACGCGCACGCATGGCGATTTCCACCTTGGCCAGGTGCTGGTGGTACAGGACGATGCATACATCATCGACTTCGAGGGCGAGCCGGCGCGGCTGCTCGAGGAGCGTCGCGGCAAGAACTCGCCGTTGCGCGACGTCGCCGGGTTCCTGCGATCGCTCGATTACGCCGCGGCGATGGCGCGGCGGGGCGAAGATGGCCTCGCACCGGTGGAGGACGAAGGGTTCGGCGGATACCTGGCACGTTTCCGTGCGCGCTCGGGGAGGGTTTTCCTGGAAGCCTACCGCGCGGTGCTCGATGCGGCGCCCGTACGCTGGATCGAGGCGGATGCACTGGCTCCGATGCTCGAGCTCTTCGTCATCGAAAAGGCCGCCTACGAGGTCGTATATGAAGCCGCCAACCGGCCGGGCTGGCTCGACGTGCCGCTGCGCGGCCTGCTGCACATCGCGCGCGGCGAAACGGTGAACGAACCCGAGGAGGCCTCGTGA
- the treZ gene encoding malto-oligosyltrehalose trehalohydrolase, whose product MNRGHAHAMPYGFKPLGDGRTRFRLWAPDRDAISIECDNGHSAPMRALDDGWFECVCPVDVGTGYRFRLENGLAVPDPASRRQRDGDVHGYSVVTDPLAYRWQHDGWKGRPWRETVIYELHVGALGGFHGVEMVLPHLASLGITAVELMPVAEFPGERNWGYDGVLPFAPAAAYGSPDDLKSLVDTAHGLGLMVFLDVVYNHFGPDGNYLGAYASPFFDEATHTPWGAALGVATPQVGDYFVHNALYWLDEFRFDGLRLDAVHAIGNPGWLAALAGRVRAAIGPERQIHLVLENEANQAHLLGRDRFDAQWNDDFHNALHVLLTGEQEGYYAHYRPPMEKLLRSLREGFAFQGETMGGRRRGESSGDLPPARFVNFLQNHDQVGNRAFGDRLSILVDAETMEAALALLLLGPFVPMLFMGEEWASRTPFLFFTDFPDERLRAAVREGRRREFESFAGFAGDIPDPNEYETFTASIPVRHDAAGERRRVFVRELIALRHKHVAPHIEEARSLGAGALGERAFFASWSLGGASLTLYVNLGDADIAVDRPPSPSAAWLHGDAADVASLSRGLLPARRTLACLES is encoded by the coding sequence ATGAATCGGGGCCATGCCCACGCGATGCCCTACGGATTCAAGCCGCTGGGCGACGGCCGCACACGCTTCAGGCTATGGGCACCCGACCGCGACGCGATATCGATCGAATGCGACAACGGCCATTCGGCGCCGATGCGCGCGCTCGACGATGGCTGGTTCGAGTGCGTGTGCCCGGTGGATGTGGGCACGGGCTATCGCTTCCGTCTCGAAAACGGCCTGGCCGTGCCCGATCCGGCATCGCGCCGGCAGCGCGACGGAGACGTGCACGGTTACAGCGTCGTCACCGATCCCCTCGCGTACCGCTGGCAGCATGACGGGTGGAAAGGACGCCCGTGGCGCGAGACGGTGATCTACGAACTCCACGTGGGCGCGCTCGGCGGCTTCCACGGCGTGGAGATGGTCCTGCCGCACCTGGCGTCGCTGGGCATCACCGCGGTGGAACTCATGCCGGTCGCCGAATTCCCGGGCGAGCGCAACTGGGGGTACGACGGCGTGCTGCCCTTCGCGCCGGCCGCGGCCTATGGCTCGCCGGACGACCTGAAGTCGCTGGTCGACACCGCGCACGGTCTCGGCCTGATGGTTTTCCTCGACGTGGTCTACAACCACTTCGGCCCGGATGGAAACTACCTCGGCGCGTACGCGTCGCCGTTCTTCGACGAAGCCACGCATACACCGTGGGGCGCGGCCCTCGGTGTGGCGACGCCCCAGGTGGGCGACTACTTCGTGCATAACGCGCTGTACTGGCTGGACGAGTTCCGTTTCGACGGGTTGCGCCTCGATGCAGTGCATGCCATCGGCAATCCGGGCTGGCTCGCCGCGCTGGCGGGCCGGGTTCGTGCCGCGATCGGTCCCGAACGGCAGATACACCTCGTGCTGGAGAACGAAGCCAACCAGGCACACCTCCTCGGTCGCGACCGCTTCGACGCGCAGTGGAACGACGATTTCCACAACGCGTTGCACGTCTTGCTCACCGGCGAGCAGGAAGGCTACTACGCGCATTACCGCCCGCCGATGGAAAAGCTCCTGCGCAGCCTGCGCGAGGGCTTCGCCTTCCAGGGCGAGACGATGGGTGGCCGCCGCCGCGGCGAGTCGAGCGGCGACCTCCCGCCTGCGCGCTTCGTCAACTTCCTGCAAAACCATGACCAGGTGGGCAACCGCGCGTTCGGCGACCGGTTGAGCATCCTCGTGGATGCCGAAACGATGGAGGCGGCCCTGGCGCTTCTGCTGCTGGGCCCCTTTGTCCCGATGCTGTTCATGGGCGAGGAATGGGCGAGCCGCACGCCGTTCCTGTTCTTCACCGATTTTCCCGACGAAAGACTTCGCGCCGCGGTGCGCGAGGGCCGGCGCAGGGAGTTCGAAAGCTTTGCCGGTTTCGCGGGAGACATCCCGGACCCGAACGAGTACGAGACCTTCACCGCATCCATACCCGTGCGCCACGACGCGGCCGGCGAAAGGCGACGCGTCTTCGTGCGCGAGCTGATCGCGCTGCGGCACAAGCATGTGGCGCCGCACATCGAGGAAGCGCGCAGCCTCGGTGCCGGTGCGCTGGGGGAGCGGGCGTTCTTCGCTTCGTGGTCGCTCGGCGGCGCGTCGCTTACCCTCTACGTCAACCTCGGCGACGCGGACATCGCCGTCGACCGGCCCCCGTCGCCGTCCGCGGCGTGGCTTCACGGCGATGCCGCCGACGTCGCTTCCCTTTCACGCGGCCTGCTTCCGGCTCGCCGTACCCTTGCCTGCCTGGAGTCCTGA
- the glgB gene encoding 1,4-alpha-glucan branching protein GlgB, producing MIDPRTYGLSDVAAVDALVEGRHGDPFALLGPHDVAGRRVVRTLQPGARGVELIDAQGRVVGELQRVHDGGLFAGFLEVDGGYRLRVHWPAATHDTHDAYAFGTLLGDDDLRLLSEGTHIELFRCLGAHPTVLDGVHGVRFAVWAPNAKRVSVVGDFDSWDGRRHPMRRRVPAGVWELFVPGLLPGARYKYEVWGADDSLTQRADPVALAAELPPATASIVADPAAFHWTDDEWLRRRGALHHAGSPLSIYELHAGSWLRGNDGRELHWDELGERLIPYVAGMGFSHIELLPISEHPFGGSWGYQPLGQFAPTSRFGTPDAFARFVDRCHEAGIGVIVDWVPAHFPTDIHGLAHFDGTPLYEHADPREGFHQDWNTLIFNLGRNEVSAYLIASALAWLERFHVDGLRVDAVASMLYRDYSRKHGEWVPNVYGGRENLESIAFLRRVNQLVAERHPDCMTIAEESTAWPGVTQPVEQGGLGFTFKWNMGWMHDSLEYMSRDPIHRRWHHGEMTFSMVYAYSEKFVLPLSHDEVVHGKRSLLGRMPGDEWQRFANLRAYYGFMWGHPGKKLLFTGGEIAQPHEWNHDAQIAWELLDHPRHLGVQKLVRDLNRVYASTSALHAWDADPRGFRWVIGDDAGQSVFAWLRFADGGRPVLVVSNMTPAVRHGFRIGVPEGGRWCEAINSDATEYGGSGVGNEGERHAQAVPAHGFGQSLVLSLPPLATLIFVAD from the coding sequence GTGATCGATCCCCGAACCTACGGACTGTCCGATGTCGCGGCCGTCGATGCGCTGGTCGAGGGCCGGCACGGCGATCCTTTCGCGCTGCTGGGACCACACGATGTCGCCGGGCGGCGCGTGGTGCGCACCCTGCAGCCCGGCGCGCGCGGTGTCGAACTGATCGATGCGCAGGGTCGGGTCGTCGGTGAATTGCAACGCGTGCATGACGGCGGTCTCTTCGCGGGATTCCTGGAAGTCGATGGCGGGTATCGCCTGCGGGTGCACTGGCCGGCCGCGACCCACGACACCCACGATGCCTACGCGTTCGGCACCCTGCTCGGCGACGACGACCTGCGCCTCCTCTCCGAGGGCACGCATATCGAGTTGTTCCGCTGCCTGGGCGCCCATCCGACCGTGCTGGACGGCGTCCATGGCGTGCGCTTCGCCGTGTGGGCACCCAATGCGAAGCGGGTGAGCGTCGTCGGCGACTTCGACAGCTGGGACGGTCGCCGTCATCCGATGCGCAGGCGCGTGCCGGCTGGCGTCTGGGAGCTGTTCGTTCCGGGTCTGCTGCCGGGAGCGCGCTACAAATACGAGGTGTGGGGGGCGGACGATTCGCTCACGCAGCGCGCCGATCCCGTGGCGCTCGCCGCCGAACTGCCGCCAGCGACGGCGTCGATCGTCGCCGACCCCGCGGCCTTCCACTGGACCGACGACGAATGGCTGCGCCGCCGCGGTGCCCTGCACCATGCCGGCTCCCCCTTGTCGATCTACGAACTGCACGCCGGCTCGTGGCTGCGTGGCAACGACGGCCGCGAACTGCACTGGGACGAACTCGGCGAGCGCCTGATTCCCTACGTGGCGGGGATGGGTTTCAGCCACATCGAGCTGCTGCCGATCTCGGAGCATCCGTTCGGCGGCTCCTGGGGCTACCAGCCGCTGGGCCAGTTCGCGCCGACGTCGCGCTTCGGTACACCCGACGCCTTTGCCCGCTTCGTCGATCGTTGCCATGAGGCTGGCATCGGCGTCATCGTGGACTGGGTGCCCGCGCACTTCCCGACGGATATCCATGGTCTTGCGCATTTCGACGGCACGCCGCTTTACGAGCATGCCGATCCCCGCGAAGGCTTCCACCAGGACTGGAATACGCTGATCTTCAACCTTGGCCGCAACGAGGTGTCGGCCTACCTGATAGCGAGCGCGCTGGCCTGGCTGGAACGTTTCCATGTCGACGGCCTGCGGGTGGACGCCGTGGCCTCGATGCTATACCGCGACTACTCGCGCAAGCACGGCGAATGGGTACCGAACGTCTACGGCGGTCGAGAGAACCTCGAGTCCATCGCCTTCCTGCGCCGCGTGAACCAGCTCGTGGCCGAACGGCACCCGGACTGCATGACCATCGCCGAGGAATCCACCGCGTGGCCGGGCGTGACCCAGCCGGTGGAGCAGGGCGGCCTGGGTTTCACCTTCAAGTGGAACATGGGCTGGATGCACGATTCGCTGGAATACATGTCGCGCGATCCCATCCATCGCCGCTGGCACCATGGCGAGATGACCTTCAGCATGGTCTATGCCTATTCGGAAAAGTTCGTGTTGCCGCTCTCGCACGACGAGGTGGTGCACGGCAAGCGCTCGCTCCTGGGACGGATGCCCGGCGACGAGTGGCAGCGCTTCGCGAACCTGCGCGCCTATTACGGGTTCATGTGGGGCCATCCCGGCAAGAAGCTCCTGTTTACCGGCGGCGAGATCGCCCAGCCGCACGAGTGGAACCACGATGCGCAGATTGCCTGGGAACTGCTAGATCATCCACGGCACCTCGGCGTGCAGAAACTCGTGCGCGACCTCAACCGTGTCTATGCCTCCACCTCGGCGTTGCACGCCTGGGACGCCGATCCGCGCGGCTTCCGCTGGGTGATCGGTGACGATGCCGGCCAGAGCGTGTTCGCATGGCTGCGCTTCGCCGACGGCGGGCGCCCGGTGCTCGTCGTCAGCAACATGACGCCCGCCGTGCGGCACGGTTTCCGCATCGGCGTGCCCGAAGGCGGCCGCTGGTGCGAAGCGATCAACTCCGACGCCACCGAGTACGGCGGCTCGGGCGTTGGCAACGAGGGCGAGCGGCATGCGCAAGCGGTGCCCGCGCACGGGTTCGGGCAGTCGCTGGTATTGAGCCTGCCGCCACTGGCCACCCTCATTTTCGTCGCCGACTGA